The following is a genomic window from Bdellovibrionales bacterium.
CAGACGCGAATGTCGGATTTAGTGAAAGCCATGGATTTGCCTCTGGTGGTCGTTGCGTCGACGCGATTAGGGACCATTAATCACACTCTTCTCACTTGTCAGCGAGCACGACTGCAGGGGATCACAGTTTTAGGGGTGATCTTAAGTGGTCCCGAGGACGTGGGATTGCGCGAAGTTCTGGAAGAGCAAGGTGAGCGCGTTTTATTTTCGATTCCTTTTCTAGAGTCGGAGAAAGATTGGCTCGCCGCCGAGGCCATTGTCGATGAGAACAAAGATTTATTCTTTGAATTCCCTTGGGAAGATCTTCGTGCCAAAGACAAGGAAATGATCTGGCATCCGTTCACTCAACACAACATTGTCAGTGATCATACGGTGATCACGCGAGCTCAAGGGGCTCACTTTTATTTTGAAAATGGGAAAAAAGTTTTAGATGGAATTTCGTCCTGGTGGGTGAATGTGGTTGGACATAGTCATCCCGTTGTGGCCCTAGCCATTGCTCAACAGGCCCATTCGTTAGAGCACGTGATTTTTGCAGGATTCACGCACAAGCCAGCGGTGCAAGTCAGTGAGAATGTTCTAGGAGAGTTACAAACTCGATATGATTATCTCAAAAAAGTTTTTTTCTCTGACAATGGCTCCACCGCCGTCGAAGTGGCTCTAAAGATGGCCTTTCAATATGCGTCTCTTAAGGGTGAACATCAGCGCACAAAGTTTATGGCTCTCAGAGGAAGTTATCATGGTGACACCTTGGGCGCGATGTCTGTCGGTGAACCTGACGGCTTTCATACCTACTTTAAGCCTCTCATGATGCCAGTGGACTACTTAAATCCCG
Proteins encoded in this region:
- the bioD gene encoding dethiobiotin synthase translates to MKKPRGVFVTGTDTGVGKTVISSLLAKSLKKFTSLQYYKPIQTGYLEDDDTLTVARRAELTPQEIIEPAYRLIAPQSPNRAAVLENVDISLENVLSKLNTPHFLVVEGAGGLEVPIREQTRMSDLVKAMDLPLVVVASTRLGTINHTLLTCQRARLQGITVLGVILSGPEDVGLREVLEEQGERVLFSIPFLESEKDWLAAEAIVDENKDLFFEFPWEDLRAKDKEMIWHPFTQHNIVSDHTVITRAQGAHFYFENGKKVLDGISSWWVNVVGHSHPVVALAIAQQAHSLEHVIFAGFTHKPAVQVSENVLGELQTRYDYLKKVFFSDNGSTAVEVALKMAFQYASLKGEHQRTKFMALRGSYHGDTLGAMSVGEPDGFHTYFKPLMMPVDYLNPDNFMELEEFAKTARNYAACIVEPLIQGAGGMRIYSSEYLEKLARICKDNGVLLICDEIFTGFYRTGTFLASYQTQIQPDLICLSKGL